The Vigna angularis cultivar LongXiaoDou No.4 chromosome 6, ASM1680809v1, whole genome shotgun sequence genome contains the following window.
gTATGATTAACAATTCAGAATGAAATCAGacaaaaaaaacaagtaaacatgatattcaaaatgaaatatgaattataaattaataacaagaaaaaaaacaaataaacatatattcaaaatgaaatataaattataaattaataataaagacGGATTACTGTACCTCGGAAGATTTATGATAAATATGTCGTATTGGAGATTAAGATATCCAACTTATAATTGAAAAACAGTGACAGATCTGTTTTCgtacaatataatttaataacggTGACAGATTATAATTGAAAAACAGTGACAGATCTGTTTTCGTACAacataatttaataacaaaaatgacatattaattaaatatatacattaatattttagtttatatatataatataaacaaacacagaggatgagaaaaaaaaatcattttttacgtGATTGAAAATAGTCTCGATTGAGTTAAAATGTTTTTGTCTAGAAGCAagattaaatgaaaatgaaactaagatcagaaatgtaaaaattaaaatcagttttaacaataaaattaattagtttcAAAAGTACTTTAATAATAGACCTAATTAATTAGTagtttgattattatatttaaattaattaagggaTAATCACATGTaagtttaataaaatgtttaattagtaatttagtctttatatttttttttactctgaGTTTTAACAGTTTTTACAATCAGACaatgtgatttattttttaataatttttataaattaggaTAATAAATTCAAAAGTCACAATTCAcatgtatattttttacaatgtactaaacaaaaataaatatcttaaatttaaagaagACAATCCTTATGGGATCACTAAAGAAGAAggaattgaaaaggaaaaagagagttTGAATTTACAAATAATAACCTCTTAATGATATTAACTAAACTAGAAAAAAGATATTTGCTAAAAAgaacaagaataaaaatagaaaatgagagGGAGAAagttacaaattataaataaaaaataataaaatataatcaatattttttcttattttttttatatctctaATTATATGTAGAGTGAGAAATAAATGTTATAGTTCTAATGaacaatgataaataaataacttctttcttaatttatttgataaataatttgtttctcaaaatttaaattttattagataCACTTTATAAACGCATTAACAATACTACAAATTTCTCTTTATAATCTTCTCCTTTAACTCTTAACCTTATATAAAAAACTATCTTATTAAACTCATGAATTCATCTATATTAGTTATACTAATGAACATAAatcaaatcaatataaatatttaatatatcgTCCAAAATATAACCAATTCATATACAAATGAATACATTTCATTGAAACTTTTGTTGACATCTCTTTTGCACGTGTTTTTAGTTATGAATGTATATCACTAATGTTACGTGCAAGAAGTAAGTCCAACAAGTAGTGATAGTAGAATCAGATGACATCTGTCACAATACcacgaataatatataataagtttGATGGTAACAATAAGATGGAATGTCCATCGTATCTTGGTTAATAAAGAAAGTTTCATAGATGTCCTATATTTTGAGATGTTTGTAGGATTAAGCATCACAATCCACTCTCTTAAGCCCTTCCATGGAATCCTAGTTGTGTTTGACAGAGATTTGGTAGAAATAAGGGGTCATGGGTTCACATCACTTTTGGCTTAAAAGACTATCTTGATTAAGTATTTGGTGGTAAATACTCCATCATAGTATAACATCTTTCTTGGAATACCATTCTTAATGAATTAAGGGTTGTGGTGTCAACAATTCACCTAAAGATAAAATATCCTACAACCAAAGATAGTTGAGGTTATTAAGGTGGACCAACAAATCACAATAAAGTGTTATGAAAAAAGCCTAAAAAATTGTCAAACATATATCACGAGTCAATATGAACACGAAATCCTTCTTGATAAATTGGACCAAAAGGATCTATTAGAGGATTGACATTTGCAATCcctcaaagaaaaaaagagatatAGTATCCAACCAAATTGGTTACCATTGTTATGATTAAGAAAATTAGGAATCAATATGTACAAATTTAACGAATGTTAATGAAACTTGCccaaaaaagtttatatattttctcaaaTATCAATTGTCAAATCAATAAAATGTGTTTAAAtgttaatttctaaattttataaatacctATCCAAAatacaatcaaataaaaatacaccttaaaaaaagtaaaaataagacGACATTCATAATCAATACGACAAGTTGTTAATATAAGCACCAGATAGTATGGGCGGGCTAATATACAAGATCTTACAATTAATGCTAAcgaaaaatatataaaggacGATATGGTTttaaaacctttaattgatgaacAAACATTTAATCGACtcgattttttttctttcaaccatAAGAAAAATAAGCTAAGGTTGAATCAACGGAATGTTCTTTAGGTGCCCTAACAAATTCTTTTAGGTTTAGAGCAATCAGTATTTAGAAAATACCTCCTAAACttggaaagtaaaataaagtaagaattgtaaaattaaaagtgagattaaatataatttaatcattCCTCCCGTCTTAAATTGTTAATAGATGACAAAATGAGAAgactaattttgtttttcttttttatattaaaaacaaacttCAGCATACAAGTATCGTTGAATCCGAAAATTGGATGATTCATCCATGTGATTGTGTATGTTCAAGTTTTGTACAGAGCAGAAAGGgtctagaaaagaaaaacagtacTAGAACATGGCCTTAGCTGAAACGGAAGAAAGCCACGCATTGTCCCAAATCTGATATTTTCCATTGCCATTCTATTCACTATCTCTGTTCCCCTTGTCGATTTTGCTCTCAAACTCTGACAAAATCACTTCAAAACAATGAACCCTGAGAAATCCCGCTGCAGGTTACGACTTCGCAAGCTCTCCAAACGGACCCACCACCCTCTTCTCCATCTTCGCctcctctttctctttgttCCTACCTAAATCTCTTCCCTTCAATTCCacatcaaaacaaaaatcactcaaaaaattaattttacaaattatcaaattttctGAAATCGTAATGTTGTCGGAATCTGTTCTCTGCCTCTTGACCGAGGACCTTCTCATCCGGCTCCTGGAGAAGCTCGGGCCGGATCGGAAACCGTGGAGGCTGGTGTGCAAGGACTTTCTTCGGGTCGAGTCGGTGAGCCGGAAGAGTATTCGGATCCTCCGAATCGAGTTCCTGTTTGGGCTGCTGGAGAAGTTCTGCAACATTGAGACGCTGGACCTGTCGCTGTGTCCGCGGATCGAGGACGGAGTTGTGTCGGTTTTGCTGAGTCAGGGATCGGCGAGTTGGACTCGGGGACTCAGGAGGCTCGTGCTGAGTCGCGCCACCGGGCTGGGCCACGCGGGTTTGGAGATCCTCATTCGGGCGTGTCCAATGTTGGAGGCTGTGGATGTTTCCCACTGTTGGGGCTATGGGGACAGAGAGGCCGCGGCGCTATCGTGCGCCGCGAGGTTGAGGGAACTGAACATGGATAAGTGTTTGGGAGTTACTGATATTGGGTTGGCGAAGATTGCTGTGGGTTGTGAGAAATTGGAAAGGCTGAGTTTGAAGTGGTGCTTGGAGATTTCTGATCTCGGGGTTGATCTTCTTTGCAAGAAGTGCCTGGACTTGAAATTTCTGGACGTGTCCTATCTCAAGGTTTGTTTCCTTCTCTTTCAAAATGATTCTATATTATTGAAGAGACAGAAGGTGGATGGAGGAGAGGGATagggagaaaagaaagaaggtaGAGAGGAAAAGGAATATACATGATGAGGGATTAAATGAAGAGACAGAAAAAAATGGGATGAAAATGATAGGGATTAGAAAGTGGGTGCATGAGTATAATTTTTCCATTGACAATGTGCATAAAAGGAGGGAGAGAGAAATGGTGGATGCTAGAGTCTTATTTTTAGGTGAAATATGGACTATCTTTGGCTTTAGTCAAATACTAGGTTTTTGAGATATTGAGATTCCATTTTGTTTCATTAGAATAGTTGAGGCCGAGATGTAGGTCTGATGAGTCACTTCTGCTCCTTCCAATAGTGCAATTATCTTCACGTCTTCCTCCTACGTAGAACTCTTTGGGGAAaaatgggctgggtacctgcaaaggcacttcGACACTCAAGTCAGAAAAAGGATTGATAGAACATTTTTTAGTTCAAacgaagaagaaaatcaatataTCTTTCTTAATTTCTCTCAGGGAAAAACGTCCCTTTTTTCCTTCtggtttttcatatttaacctaacaataaaataaatcgTTTACCTAAAAATCTGGTTAGTTGGAGAACCTGACTATCTGGAAGACATAACCGTTAGGTCGTGCTTGATACTGGGTTAGTTGATTCCGTGATTTACGGTATTATGGCAAGATATTTCTAACCGCTTGTTCTTTAGTTCATTAGGATTAATATGTCCATTTTGACTAAAATTGACCGAACGTTCTTTAGTTCAATCAACAGACGATCGCTGAATGATTGATGCCAAGAGCGGCGATGACAAGCATATGATATCCCTAAACGATCGTTCTACCTAATGAGTGGACGATCGTTCAGGGATGGTCATAAGATAGCTCGCTATTGTGTGCTTTATTTATCTTCAGTGGTTGTCTGGGTTACCAGTCGATTGACTCAGATATCTTACTAtacacatttaataaaatttttttagGATGTTATTCTATACGCACTAACGGGAAGATTGAATTCTGATCATATGTCCGAGGGAATGATTATCTGTCAATTGTACCAAATTTTGGTATAAAGATTTGAGTCTTGTGCGAAGCTTtatgcactttttttttttattgaaagttGGTTGAGGTCACAAAGTTGACGAAACGGGATAGTGACTTCAGCAAACCACTTCATTCGCTATCTTTGTTATTGGTTGTACGTTTTTAAATCCAATTTCTGATTCCTGAAGGGTTTTGAAGGAAGCACCCACTAAATTCTTCATGTGATTTGAATAAGTCACCCTTGTTCGTTCTTGCTTAGGGTGATTGTAGAAGAGGTAGACATTATATTTTTGGTTTACAAAAGTTGAGAGCAATGCGGACTCAATAGTGTTGTAAAATCAAGTTTCTTGACGAGTTATGTTAAACGTACACCCAGCTTGAGAGGtggaaaaaagagagagagaaaggaaaagagaaggtAAAGAGAAGAAGTTACATATGTCATAAGTAATGGGATGAAAAGAAAGAGACAGATAGGAAGAAACTGGAGTGGAAAGGGAATGAAAGGAAATATGAGTGTATGTTTATATTCATTGTTCTTTGACTGTGGATAATACACTACAGTACTTGTGTTTGTGGTGTTGTTCTTAACACCATATCCCCAAGTCAGCATATGTCAATGGCGTTATGATTTTCTGTTTTCCATCATTACCTTAGCTAACAATCCGCCTGAATTGATTTGTGAGtttatttcttcttcaaattatatcttttatgtaatttaaattttttgaatcaTTAGGTAACAAGCGAATCTTTGAGATCAATAGCTTCTCTGTCAAAGCTTGAGGTTTTCGTTATGGTGGGCTGCTCTTTAGTGGATGATGGCGGATTACGGTTTCTCGAAAAAGGATGTCCACTACTTAAGGTAGTTTATTTCTTATAATTCATAAGCTATGCAATAATGGTTAAGAAAAGTCATAAAGTTGACTACGAGGATTCTCTGGAGCATAAACATAGAATATGTCCATGCACGCAGGCTATTGATGTATCGAGGTGTGATTGTGTTAGCTCATCCGGTTTAATCTCTGTGATTACCGGGCATGGAGATCTCGAGCAGTTGGATGCAGGATATTGCCTCTCTGTAAGTCTATATCTAAAATTTATGGCCTGTTGTGTACCTTAGTTTATTGTAATAAGTTTTACATACACTAACATGTCAGGCATTTTCGTAGGAGCTTTCAGCACCTCTTGTTAAATGCTTGGATAATCTAAAACAGTTGAGAATAATTAGAATTGATGGTGTTCGAGTTTCTGACTTCATCCTCCAGACAATGGGCACCAATTGCAAGTCTTTAGTGGAACTTGGTTTAAGCAAATGTGTTGGGGTGACCAACAAAGGAATTATACAGCTATTATCTGGCTGTGGCAATTTGAAGGTGCTTGATTTGACTTGTTGTCGGTTCATCTCAGACGCAGCCATCTCTACTATAGCAGACTATATTCCAGACCTTGTCTGTCTCAAGCTAGAATCTTGTAATATGGTGACTGAGAAGTGTCTTTATCGACTTGGATTAAATTGCTCGCTGCTTGAAGAGCTCGATCTTACTGATTGCTCTGGTGTTGATGACATAGGTAAACTATGCAATTATACCTGTACATAATATATCAGTTTTATTCAAATCTTCAAAGGGTTCTGATTAATTTATTTCGAAATTTCTGTTTCATGCAGCACTAAGATATCTATCAAGATGTTCAAAACTTGTAAGACTGAAGTTAGGATTATGCACAAACATATCAGACATAGGGTTGGCACACATTGCTTGTAACTGCCCAAACATGACTGAACTTGATCTCTATCGGTAATTGAAACTTAAAGTCAGCATGATTAATTGCCTATTATTCAGTGAAATTTTGAACAGTGTTGTTATGATGTTCAGTTCATTTTGTTCTATTATCACAGCTGTGTACGTATTGGAGATGATGGGCTGGCAGCACTGACGAGTGGATGCAAGAGGTTGACAAAGCTCAACTTGTCATATTGTAATAGAATTACTGACAGAGGGATGGAGTATATCAGCCAGCTTGGTGAACTGTCTGATCTGGAGTTGCGTGGGCTTTCAAATATCACAAGCATTGGTATAAAATCAGTTGCAATAAGTTGCCAGAGATTGGCAGATTTAGATTTGAAGCACTGTGAAAAAATTGATGATTCAGGTTTCTGGGCCCTTGCTTTTTATTCACAAAACCTGCGGCAGGTCAGTTTTGCTTACTTTTACTCAATCAAGTTATCAATATTCTGGGTCTTTCTGAGATCTGACTAACACGGTAAGCTAGCCtctaaaaaaatacattgtATGAAATTTATAAGTATTACCTCAAGGAGCATAATTGATACTCATCTCAATTTTTTACTTCATTATAAACTGTAACATGGTTTGATCTAATTGACAAATTCTAAACTGTAATTCCCCGAAGAGCAAAGAACCATTGTTTGGATGATTGTCTGGGCTCACCACAATCCTTCTTCAATTATCTTGTTTGTTGTCTCTTTCCATGCTTTTGTAACTATACacatttaaatttcatttataagtTCTTGTACTTCCAGTCACTGTTAGAGTCTCTATTTTTAGCAGTTGGTTAAGTAGTTATCACCAAATTAGTTAGCTGATGACAGCTACTACTAGTTAACTAACTCTAAAAATAGTTTGAGTGAACATGAATGAAAGCTCTCTTGGTTTTGACAGAAAACTGTAATTTTTCTTCTCTGTTTTTTCTGTATATCAAGAAAGTCTCGAGGTTCTTTCTGTTATAGAAGTTCCTGAAATTTGAGATTCTTCAAGCTCTTTAGATCCTGATATCTTGTGTTCTATTAGATACCGTATCAGTCACACGTTTAGTCCATCTTTTGTCCTGGtcgtaaaaagaagaatatatttagttttttttttctttctaggAAATCTTTTGTTCTTTGGTGAAGTTTCTACCATGTCTTCCTTCAAATATTACTCTTATTCAGACCCATTTTGAATTAACATAAAGCTGGATGTTTCTACCATGTCTTCCTACAAATATTACTCTTATTCAGACCCATTTTGGATTGACATAAAGCTGGATGTTAATGATAATAACTGTTGTATAGAAAATTCTAATTAAGGCAAatgaagaaaggaaaatcatttGTCGAATATCTATTCTTTGGACGATACCAACTATCTTATTTAGAACCCTTCATAATTTGGAGTCGTGTGCAATTAATCTGATTTTCTATTTGGCTCCGCTTCTCGTTATCATATTACAACTCTTAGTCTTGCATTTTAAAAGAAGTTGATGTTTCTTACTGGCTTCAATAATCTTTTATATCCTTTCCAATTGAAACTGGTATATGCTCTTCAAAATTTAATCTTTGAAAATGTGTTTTTTGTTTACAAGCGGTTTCTTCTCCCCCGTAATGTTTTCTATAATCAAAGCAAAGCTTCTACTTATATTTTGTTGGAGTGcatatgtaattttttcttcaaataggTTAAGTATTGATGTTTGTTTACATGAAAACTGGTGTTAGGATTATGGATTCCAATTCTAGTTTCTAATTCGACATGGTGGTGATGATGGCAGATAAATATGAGCTACTGTATTGTGTCAGATGTGGTGTTGTGCTTCCTTATGGGTAACCTGAAACGTCTCCAAGATTCCAAACTGGTGTGTCTCGCTAAAGTCACTGTAAATGGATTGGAAGTTGCCCTTAGAGCATGCTGTGGTCGGATTAAAAAGGTTAAACTGCAGAGATCCCTCAGGTTCTTGCTTTCCTCAGAAATGCTGGAGACAATGCATGCAAGAGGGTGCAAGATCAGATGGGATTAGCCACGCTATTACTCTATGTACTTTCTTTTCCTGGAAGCCACGCTGCTTCATTAAGATCTTTTTGATCCTAAATTTTAAATCTCTTGCATTCTCTTTTCCTTAGTCTCTAGTACCTTAGTAAGAGGTATACCAGTCCAATTAGGGGACATTGATAGATTTCTAGACAAGGTATTTTTTCACCTTCCAAAGTTATATTCTCCGCACGAGGTTACTTCTCTTGgaattaaatttcatcaaatctTATCTGTTACACTTACAAGACTTATTCTGTTATCAATCCACGTATGGAATCAAAAGTAGGAGATAACTTCAGTGTATAAATAAACTCGATGTTCGTTTTTGAAAAACTTACAGTTTCTGAAAAAAGAGAACTTTAAAAAGAGTTGTACCAACTAAAAGGCCAGGatttaaatcattatatttagtgtgatttaaaataataggGAAAAAATATATTGAGGATTCTAATTCACATTTTAGGGATTTTTTTTacagtttttcaatttcaaGAACTAATGccatattaatattttacatatcaagatgaaaatgatgctttatatatttgttttaacattAGAAACATGATTTCTAAAATGCCATTTTTGACATGCACTTTATTTCTATACTCTACctttcatgaaaaaaaagaagagaaatttaACTTCGTTATTTTAGCAAAAAGGAAGTCTAAATGTGGACGTAGAAAATgaagtaaataataattttcattttccacCACTGGCCAGCCACGAATTATGGAACTTTGATTAATATTACTAAATTGTAAAATTCAAGacttttttcaataattttttagtgaATATTAACATTGATGGAACGGTTCTTGTATAAACTATTTTCTAACAgtaaatttttctctcttttttccaTTATTGTATCTTCCTTCATGccattgtttaaatattttgatatccacaagtaatataatttgaatacgagtattaaaatatagaaaaagaaGTTTGTTTTTTGACAGATAATATtgagttttcttcttcttgttttacCCAGGTTAAGCCTTGGGCTCATTCCTTTTTCGGCTTTATAAACTGGCCTTTGGGCCTTGTTTTAGTGTAAAGTGAAATACAaagttttctctttttatcagTTTTTCCCGTTTTAGGTTCTCTGTTTTCTCTTTATGTGTGTTCTTCATCTGCCTTACTTCCGTtttgtttcttcatttgaaTCATGATAAAATCCGATTAGACAATAGGAAAAAAAGTTTAGAAACATGTACTCTaaggctttttttttttttttttaaagtaccATTTATCATAAgtttaaatttgttgaaaatcataaaaaagtTACGAATCTCACTTTTTAGATAAACGagtcttatttatttatgattttatatctataataatttttaattaataataaaacatgttGTAAAATGAATGCAAGGCGATGGAAAGCAATCTGAACATGGTTTAACTCGAGTTTTCAATTACTAAGAAGCAAAGAATACTACTTTTGCTTGAGTGGTTTTGGCATTCATAGGCTGGCTATCCCcgtttgtttgttttgtattCATCAAGTCACAGTATATacagtatatataaatatatatatatatatatatatatatatatatatatatatatatatagatgaacACTGTTGTTTTATGTCACTTAAGAGATTCATTTTTCATAGTATAACTATACTTTTTTTATCAGTCATCAAATGTGTGAGAAGCAATGTTTTTTTCACCTCACTGCTGAGAGAATCATCTCGTCAAGCTCGAAGCATAGAACATCATGCCATGCCTCCAACAAAAGAAAGCATTAGAATAACTTGGGACTTTGTTCATAGAAAAAGCATAAAGCAACGTGAATGTTAAAACTCAAACAAAGATCCTGACTGCTACATTTTCTGCGTATAAATAAAAGGTTCTTGGAAAGACCAGAAGAGCATGGTTGGTATGTCTTTCTAGTTAGTTCTATGTCACATTATAACCTCCAAAAGATGATGACCATGCTTAGTTTCCTTTTCATTCTCGTGCTTTTACCCTCCTTTGAGGCTCTCTCATATGAAGGCATTCCCTCAGAAATCCAAACCCAAGA
Protein-coding sequences here:
- the LOC108343113 gene encoding F-box/LRR-repeat protein 3 — its product is MLSESVLCLLTEDLLIRLLEKLGPDRKPWRLVCKDFLRVESVSRKSIRILRIEFLFGLLEKFCNIETLDLSLCPRIEDGVVSVLLSQGSASWTRGLRRLVLSRATGLGHAGLEILIRACPMLEAVDVSHCWGYGDREAAALSCAARLRELNMDKCLGVTDIGLAKIAVGCEKLERLSLKWCLEISDLGVDLLCKKCLDLKFLDVSYLKVTSESLRSIASLSKLEVFVMVGCSLVDDGGLRFLEKGCPLLKAIDVSRCDCVSSSGLISVITGHGDLEQLDAGYCLSELSAPLVKCLDNLKQLRIIRIDGVRVSDFILQTMGTNCKSLVELGLSKCVGVTNKGIIQLLSGCGNLKVLDLTCCRFISDAAISTIADYIPDLVCLKLESCNMVTEKCLYRLGLNCSLLEELDLTDCSGVDDIALRYLSRCSKLVRLKLGLCTNISDIGLAHIACNCPNMTELDLYRCVRIGDDGLAALTSGCKRLTKLNLSYCNRITDRGMEYISQLGELSDLELRGLSNITSIGIKSVAISCQRLADLDLKHCEKIDDSGFWALAFYSQNLRQINMSYCIVSDVVLCFLMGNLKRLQDSKLVCLAKVTVNGLEVALRACCGRIKKVKLQRSLRFLLSSEMLETMHARGCKIRWD